A region of Streptomyces deccanensis DNA encodes the following proteins:
- a CDS encoding glycosyltransferase, with protein MTRSQRGGTPSRAARRPTRSSPSSNPDSTDPVDTTGNGAAKRARKSPKKRSGRRLPLRYLLPCVLLLALMAMLMLRGYVHSEILADHRVRPPVSNDRVPKEILKGGPVIDTRSERLRSLDVPDYELVLTFDDGPDPRWTPKVLDMLRKHDAKAVFFITGTMASRYPDLVQRMVDEGHEIGLHTFNHPDLSLQSKDRVDWELSQNQLALAGAAGIRTSLFRPPYSSFSERMDNRTWPVTRYIGSRGYITVVSDTDSQDWKRPGVAEIIRRSTPERGEGAVVLMHDSGGDRSQTVAALDRYIPQLQVKGYKFDTLTGALRAPSAHTPVTGLGLAKGKVWVTLVQVSEKTTSVLVVALAVVGVLVLARFGLMLILSIAHARKVRRRGFRWGPGGPVTEPVSVLVPAYNEAKCIEKTVRSLVASDHPIEVLVIDDGSSDGTAGIVEELGKDLPGVRVVRQLNAGKPAALNRGIANARHEIIVMMDGDTVFEPSTVRELVQPFADPRVGAVAGNAKVGNRDTLIGAWQHIEYVMGFNLDRRMYDILRCMPTIPGAVGAFRRTALERVGGMSEDTLAEDTDITMAMHRDGWHVVYAENARAWTEAPESVQQLWSQRYRWSYGTMQAIWKHRGSLFDRGPSGRFGRVGMPLVSLFMVVAPLLAPLIDVFLLYGLIFGPTEKTIGAWLGVLAVQVVCAALAFHLDKERMTHLISLPLQQLLYRQLMYVVLLQSWITALTGGRLRWQKLRRTGAVGLPGAPEGAVPQQQSGERRPVG; from the coding sequence ATGACCCGCTCCCAGCGCGGCGGCACGCCCTCGCGTGCCGCCCGGCGCCCCACCCGCTCCTCGCCGTCCTCGAACCCGGATTCGACTGACCCTGTCGACACCACCGGGAACGGCGCCGCGAAGCGTGCGCGCAAGAGCCCGAAGAAGCGTTCCGGGCGGCGGCTGCCGCTGCGCTACCTGCTGCCCTGTGTGCTGCTCCTCGCCCTGATGGCCATGCTCATGCTGCGCGGATACGTGCACAGCGAGATCCTCGCGGACCACCGGGTCCGGCCGCCCGTCTCGAACGACCGGGTGCCGAAGGAGATACTGAAGGGCGGGCCCGTCATCGACACCCGCTCGGAGCGCCTGCGCAGCCTGGACGTCCCCGACTACGAACTGGTCCTGACGTTCGACGACGGGCCGGACCCCCGGTGGACCCCCAAGGTCCTCGACATGCTGAGGAAGCACGACGCCAAGGCCGTCTTCTTCATCACCGGCACCATGGCCTCCCGCTACCCCGACCTGGTCCAGCGCATGGTCGACGAGGGCCACGAGATCGGGCTGCACACCTTCAACCACCCGGACCTCTCGCTGCAGAGCAAGGACCGCGTCGACTGGGAGCTCTCCCAGAACCAGCTGGCGCTCGCGGGCGCCGCCGGCATCCGCACCTCGCTGTTCCGGCCGCCGTACTCGTCGTTCTCGGAGCGCATGGACAACCGGACCTGGCCGGTGACGCGGTACATCGGCAGCCGCGGTTACATCACCGTCGTCAGCGACACCGACAGCCAGGACTGGAAGCGGCCCGGCGTCGCCGAGATCATCCGCCGGTCCACGCCCGAGCGCGGCGAGGGCGCGGTCGTGCTGATGCACGACTCCGGCGGCGACCGCTCGCAGACCGTCGCCGCACTGGACCGCTACATTCCCCAACTCCAGGTCAAGGGCTACAAGTTCGACACCCTGACCGGCGCCCTGAGGGCCCCCAGCGCCCACACCCCGGTCACCGGCCTCGGCCTGGCGAAGGGCAAGGTCTGGGTCACCCTGGTACAGGTCTCGGAGAAGACCACGAGCGTCCTCGTCGTCGCCCTCGCGGTCGTCGGTGTCCTCGTCCTCGCCCGCTTCGGGCTGATGCTGATCCTGTCGATCGCGCACGCCCGCAAGGTCCGCCGCCGCGGCTTCCGCTGGGGCCCGGGCGGGCCGGTCACGGAACCCGTCTCGGTGCTCGTCCCCGCGTACAACGAGGCCAAGTGCATCGAGAAGACGGTCCGTTCCCTGGTGGCGAGCGACCACCCCATCGAGGTGCTGGTCATCGACGACGGCTCCAGCGACGGCACGGCCGGCATCGTCGAGGAACTCGGCAAGGACCTGCCGGGCGTCCGCGTCGTACGGCAGCTCAACGCGGGCAAGCCCGCCGCCCTCAATCGGGGCATCGCCAACGCCCGGCACGAGATCATCGTCATGATGGACGGCGACACGGTCTTCGAACCGTCCACCGTCCGCGAACTGGTCCAGCCCTTCGCCGACCCCCGCGTCGGCGCGGTCGCGGGCAACGCCAAGGTCGGCAACCGGGACACCCTCATCGGCGCCTGGCAGCACATCGAGTACGTGATGGGCTTCAACCTCGACCGCCGGATGTACGACATCCTGCGCTGCATGCCGACGATCCCCGGCGCGGTCGGGGCGTTCCGCCGCACGGCCCTCGAACGGGTCGGCGGGATGAGCGAGGACACCCTCGCCGAGGACACCGACATCACCATGGCCATGCACCGCGACGGCTGGCACGTCGTCTACGCCGAGAACGCGCGCGCCTGGACCGAGGCCCCGGAATCCGTGCAGCAGCTGTGGTCCCAGCGCTACCGCTGGTCGTACGGCACCATGCAGGCGATCTGGAAGCACCGTGGCTCCCTCTTCGACCGGGGCCCCTCCGGCCGCTTCGGCCGCGTGGGCATGCCGCTGGTGTCGCTCTTCATGGTCGTCGCGCCCCTGCTGGCCCCGCTCATCGACGTGTTCCTGCTCTACGGGCTGATCTTCGGGCCCACGGAGAAGACGATCGGCGCCTGGCTGGGCGTCCTGGCCGTCCAGGTGGTCTGCGCCGCCCTGGCGTTCCACCTCGACAAGGAGCGCATGACCCACCTGATCTCCCTCCCGCTCCAGCAGCTCCTCTACCGCCAGCTCATGTACGTCGTCCTGCTCCAGTCGTGGATCACGGCGCTGACCGGCGGCCGGCTGCGCTGGCAGAAGCTGCGGCGGACGGGGGCCGTCGGCCTGCCCGGTGCCCCGGAGGGGGCCGTGCCCCAGCAGCAGTCGGGGGAGCGGAGGCCGGTCGGATGA